A single genomic interval of Gossypium raimondii isolate GPD5lz chromosome 11, ASM2569854v1, whole genome shotgun sequence harbors:
- the LOC105803898 gene encoding uncharacterized protein LOC105803898 isoform X3, producing MDSSPVNWEALEALIIDFAKSENLIEDSSPPSSPSLSSSPSPSSSSYLSRLIIRQIRSSLEAGDVDAAIDLFRAHAPFVLEDHRLLFRLQKQKFIELLREGTTEDRGPAIDYLRTFLAPCALNAYPEAYEEFKHVLLAFIYDKDDQTSPVANEWAEKRRYEIAGLMSSVLRAHLHAYNPIFSMTLRYLISIHKGFCFRQGILSPISDLIERLLLLERDPPAIPQDSLYEAQPFDEVDIQALAHAVELTRQGAIDSLRFAKGDLFQAFQNEICRMRLDAAMLDELVREYCIYRGIVESGSLIPSRVQTLSEPLKGNPSESGCYSTQDGSLDVDYSSAKWSNSETSATTDMSSMRGTNVELRYASDPANNLEDCSTSGSHQSENLRLPRNRSHGAGERSKRKRWRGRHDELDHISDIHFNRCSKQEVSTAMQVASATISKAQQGVENINGEEKYEIVLGMKELASRGMAAEVVEEINALDPNFFAQNPVLLFQLKQVEFLKLVGLGDHSGALKVACSHLGPLAASDPNLLKPLKETLLSLLRPSEDALVTGLPLHALATSLQAWD from the exons ATGGACTCTTCCCCTGTCAACTGGGAAGCACTCGAAGCTCTCATCATCGATTTCGCCAAATCAGAAAACTTGATCGAGGACTCTTCCCCACCCTCTTCGCCTTCTCTCTCCTCTTCCCCTTCCCCCTCTTCCTCTTCTTATCTTTCCAGGTTAATCATTCGCCAGATCAGAAGCTCCTTAGAGGCCGGTGACGTTGACGCCGCCATCGATCTCTTCCGAGCTCATGCTCCTTTTGTCCTGGAAGATCATCGCCTTCTCTTTCGGTTACAGAAACAG aaatttattgaattattgagGGAAGGAACTACGGAGGATCGTGGCCCCGCAATTGATTACTTAAGGACGTTTCTTGCTCCTTGTGCTCTCAATGCCTATCCA GAAGCATATGAGGAATTCAAGCATGTTCTTCTTGCCTTTATATATGACAAGGATGATCAGACTTCCCCAGTGGCAAATGAG TGGGCTGAGAAGAGGAGGTATGAGATTGCTGGCTTAATGTCTTCTGTTTTAAGAGCGCATTTACATGCATATAATCCAATCTTTTCAATGACATTGAGATATTTGATAAG CATTCATAAAGGATTTTGCTTTCGACAAGGAATTTTATCACCTATTTCAGATCTTATTGAGAGATTGCTACTTTTGGAACGTGATCCTCCTGCAATACCTCAAGATAGTTTGTATGAGGCACAACCATTTGATGAG GTGGATATACAAGCACTTGCGCATGCTGTAGAGCTTACAAGACAAGGGGCTATTGATAGCTTGAGATTTGCCAAGGGTGATTTGTTTCAGGCATTTCAG AATGAAATATGTAGAATGAGATTGGATGCTGCCATGCTTGATGAACTTGTTCGTGAGTACTGTATTTACAGGGGAATTGTGGAATCTGGTAGTCTCATCCCATCTA GAGTGCAAACACTTTCAGAACCTTTGAAAGGTAATCCATCGGAGTCTGGGTGTTATTCAACACAAGACGGTTCCCTTGATGTGGATTATAGCAGTGCTAAGTGGTCAAATAGTGAAACTTCTGCTACTACAGATATGAGTAGTATGCGTGGCACTAATGTCGAATTAAGGTATGCTTCTGACCCAGCAAACAACCTCGAAGATTGTAGCACCAGTGGGTCACATCAGTCTGAAAATTTGAGGCTCCCGAGAAACAGAAGCCATGGAGCTGGTGAAAGAAGTAAACGCAAGAGATGGAGGGGAAGACATGATGAACTAGATCATATTTCTGATATACATTTTAACCGATGCAGCAAGCAAGAGGTTAGCACTGCAATGCAAGTTGCCAGCGCAACAATATCAAAAGCACAACAG GGAGTGGAAAATATCAACGGGGAAGAGAAATATGAAATTGTTCTGGGGATGAAAGAACTAGCAAGCAGAGGAATGGCTGCTGAGGTTGTGGAGGAAATTAATGCATTGGACCCAAACTTCTTTGCACAAAATCCAGTTTTGTTATTCCAACTGAAGCAG GTTGAATTTCTGAAACTGGTTGGATTGGGTGATCACTCTGGTGCTCTAAAGGTTGCATGCTCCCATTTAGGTCCCTTAGCTGCCAGTGACCCCAATTTGCTGAAGCCCTTGAAGGAGACTTTGTTGTCACTGCTTCGGCCAAGTGAAGATGCACTTGTGACAGGCTTGCCCTTACATGCTCTTGCAACTTCACTTCAG GCTTGGGATTGA
- the LOC105803898 gene encoding uncharacterized protein LOC105803898 isoform X2, protein MDSSPVNWEALEALIIDFAKSENLIEDSSPPSSPSLSSSPSPSSSSYLSRLIIRQIRSSLEAGDVDAAIDLFRAHAPFVLEDHRLLFRLQKQKFIELLREGTTEDRGPAIDYLRTFLAPCALNAYPEAYEEFKHVLLAFIYDKDDQTSPVANEWAEKRRYEIAGLMSSVLRAHLHAYNPIFSMTLRYLISIHKGFCFRQGILSPISDLIERLLLLERDPPAIPQDSLYEAQPFDEVDIQALAHAVELTRQGAIDSLRFAKGDLFQAFQNEICRMRLDAAMLDELVREYCIYRGIVESGVQTLSEPLKGNPSESGCYSTQDGSLDVDYSSAKWSNSETSATTDMSSMRGTNVELRYASDPANNLEDCSTSGSHQSENLRLPRNRSHGAGERSKRKRWRGRHDELDHISDIHFNRCSKQEVSTAMQVASATISKAQQGVENINGEEKYEIVLGMKELASRGMAAEVVEEINALDPNFFAQNPVLLFQLKQVEFLKLVGLGDHSGALKVACSHLGPLAASDPNLLKPLKETLLSLLRPSEDALVTGLPLHALATSLQVAFGKRLGIEEPQLVKIMRATLYTHTEWFKLQMCKDRFESLLRIDSLKENSTPVLTSLASSKSNTESCNLGSSQVTMSSTTRVSDDGGSPNQASSRDVICDENAILKVMEFLALPRADAIHLLAQYNGNAETVIQQIFA, encoded by the exons ATGGACTCTTCCCCTGTCAACTGGGAAGCACTCGAAGCTCTCATCATCGATTTCGCCAAATCAGAAAACTTGATCGAGGACTCTTCCCCACCCTCTTCGCCTTCTCTCTCCTCTTCCCCTTCCCCCTCTTCCTCTTCTTATCTTTCCAGGTTAATCATTCGCCAGATCAGAAGCTCCTTAGAGGCCGGTGACGTTGACGCCGCCATCGATCTCTTCCGAGCTCATGCTCCTTTTGTCCTGGAAGATCATCGCCTTCTCTTTCGGTTACAGAAACAG aaatttattgaattattgagGGAAGGAACTACGGAGGATCGTGGCCCCGCAATTGATTACTTAAGGACGTTTCTTGCTCCTTGTGCTCTCAATGCCTATCCA GAAGCATATGAGGAATTCAAGCATGTTCTTCTTGCCTTTATATATGACAAGGATGATCAGACTTCCCCAGTGGCAAATGAG TGGGCTGAGAAGAGGAGGTATGAGATTGCTGGCTTAATGTCTTCTGTTTTAAGAGCGCATTTACATGCATATAATCCAATCTTTTCAATGACATTGAGATATTTGATAAG CATTCATAAAGGATTTTGCTTTCGACAAGGAATTTTATCACCTATTTCAGATCTTATTGAGAGATTGCTACTTTTGGAACGTGATCCTCCTGCAATACCTCAAGATAGTTTGTATGAGGCACAACCATTTGATGAG GTGGATATACAAGCACTTGCGCATGCTGTAGAGCTTACAAGACAAGGGGCTATTGATAGCTTGAGATTTGCCAAGGGTGATTTGTTTCAGGCATTTCAG AATGAAATATGTAGAATGAGATTGGATGCTGCCATGCTTGATGAACTTGTTCGTGAGTACTGTATTTACAGGGGAATTGTGGAATCTG GAGTGCAAACACTTTCAGAACCTTTGAAAGGTAATCCATCGGAGTCTGGGTGTTATTCAACACAAGACGGTTCCCTTGATGTGGATTATAGCAGTGCTAAGTGGTCAAATAGTGAAACTTCTGCTACTACAGATATGAGTAGTATGCGTGGCACTAATGTCGAATTAAGGTATGCTTCTGACCCAGCAAACAACCTCGAAGATTGTAGCACCAGTGGGTCACATCAGTCTGAAAATTTGAGGCTCCCGAGAAACAGAAGCCATGGAGCTGGTGAAAGAAGTAAACGCAAGAGATGGAGGGGAAGACATGATGAACTAGATCATATTTCTGATATACATTTTAACCGATGCAGCAAGCAAGAGGTTAGCACTGCAATGCAAGTTGCCAGCGCAACAATATCAAAAGCACAACAG GGAGTGGAAAATATCAACGGGGAAGAGAAATATGAAATTGTTCTGGGGATGAAAGAACTAGCAAGCAGAGGAATGGCTGCTGAGGTTGTGGAGGAAATTAATGCATTGGACCCAAACTTCTTTGCACAAAATCCAGTTTTGTTATTCCAACTGAAGCAG GTTGAATTTCTGAAACTGGTTGGATTGGGTGATCACTCTGGTGCTCTAAAGGTTGCATGCTCCCATTTAGGTCCCTTAGCTGCCAGTGACCCCAATTTGCTGAAGCCCTTGAAGGAGACTTTGTTGTCACTGCTTCGGCCAAGTGAAGATGCACTTGTGACAGGCTTGCCCTTACATGCTCTTGCAACTTCACTTCAG GTTGCTTTTGGGAAAAGGCTTGGGATTGAAGAGCCTCAGCTTGTGAAGATAATGAGAGCAACCCTTTACACACATACCGAATGGTTCAAACTTCAAATGTGTAAAGATCGATTTGAAAGTCTCCTGAGAATTGATTCTTTGAAGGAAAATAGTACTCCTGTTCTGACTTCCTTGGCCTCTTCAAAGTCGAATACCGAAAGCTGCAACCTTGGGTCTTCACAAGTTACCATGTCATCAACAACCCGTGTATCAGATGACGGTGGAAGTCCAAATCAAGCATCATCAAGAGATGTTATCTGCGATGAGAATGCAATACTTAAAGTAATG GAATTTCTTGCATTGCCAAGGGCTGATGCAATCCATCTTCTTGCACAATACAATGGAAATGCCGAGACAGTAATCCAGCAAATATTTGCATAG
- the LOC105803898 gene encoding uncharacterized protein LOC105803898 isoform X1: MDSSPVNWEALEALIIDFAKSENLIEDSSPPSSPSLSSSPSPSSSSYLSRLIIRQIRSSLEAGDVDAAIDLFRAHAPFVLEDHRLLFRLQKQKFIELLREGTTEDRGPAIDYLRTFLAPCALNAYPEAYEEFKHVLLAFIYDKDDQTSPVANEWAEKRRYEIAGLMSSVLRAHLHAYNPIFSMTLRYLISIHKGFCFRQGILSPISDLIERLLLLERDPPAIPQDSLYEAQPFDEVDIQALAHAVELTRQGAIDSLRFAKGDLFQAFQNEICRMRLDAAMLDELVREYCIYRGIVESGSLIPSRVQTLSEPLKGNPSESGCYSTQDGSLDVDYSSAKWSNSETSATTDMSSMRGTNVELRYASDPANNLEDCSTSGSHQSENLRLPRNRSHGAGERSKRKRWRGRHDELDHISDIHFNRCSKQEVSTAMQVASATISKAQQGVENINGEEKYEIVLGMKELASRGMAAEVVEEINALDPNFFAQNPVLLFQLKQVEFLKLVGLGDHSGALKVACSHLGPLAASDPNLLKPLKETLLSLLRPSEDALVTGLPLHALATSLQVAFGKRLGIEEPQLVKIMRATLYTHTEWFKLQMCKDRFESLLRIDSLKENSTPVLTSLASSKSNTESCNLGSSQVTMSSTTRVSDDGGSPNQASSRDVICDENAILKVMEFLALPRADAIHLLAQYNGNAETVIQQIFA; the protein is encoded by the exons ATGGACTCTTCCCCTGTCAACTGGGAAGCACTCGAAGCTCTCATCATCGATTTCGCCAAATCAGAAAACTTGATCGAGGACTCTTCCCCACCCTCTTCGCCTTCTCTCTCCTCTTCCCCTTCCCCCTCTTCCTCTTCTTATCTTTCCAGGTTAATCATTCGCCAGATCAGAAGCTCCTTAGAGGCCGGTGACGTTGACGCCGCCATCGATCTCTTCCGAGCTCATGCTCCTTTTGTCCTGGAAGATCATCGCCTTCTCTTTCGGTTACAGAAACAG aaatttattgaattattgagGGAAGGAACTACGGAGGATCGTGGCCCCGCAATTGATTACTTAAGGACGTTTCTTGCTCCTTGTGCTCTCAATGCCTATCCA GAAGCATATGAGGAATTCAAGCATGTTCTTCTTGCCTTTATATATGACAAGGATGATCAGACTTCCCCAGTGGCAAATGAG TGGGCTGAGAAGAGGAGGTATGAGATTGCTGGCTTAATGTCTTCTGTTTTAAGAGCGCATTTACATGCATATAATCCAATCTTTTCAATGACATTGAGATATTTGATAAG CATTCATAAAGGATTTTGCTTTCGACAAGGAATTTTATCACCTATTTCAGATCTTATTGAGAGATTGCTACTTTTGGAACGTGATCCTCCTGCAATACCTCAAGATAGTTTGTATGAGGCACAACCATTTGATGAG GTGGATATACAAGCACTTGCGCATGCTGTAGAGCTTACAAGACAAGGGGCTATTGATAGCTTGAGATTTGCCAAGGGTGATTTGTTTCAGGCATTTCAG AATGAAATATGTAGAATGAGATTGGATGCTGCCATGCTTGATGAACTTGTTCGTGAGTACTGTATTTACAGGGGAATTGTGGAATCTGGTAGTCTCATCCCATCTA GAGTGCAAACACTTTCAGAACCTTTGAAAGGTAATCCATCGGAGTCTGGGTGTTATTCAACACAAGACGGTTCCCTTGATGTGGATTATAGCAGTGCTAAGTGGTCAAATAGTGAAACTTCTGCTACTACAGATATGAGTAGTATGCGTGGCACTAATGTCGAATTAAGGTATGCTTCTGACCCAGCAAACAACCTCGAAGATTGTAGCACCAGTGGGTCACATCAGTCTGAAAATTTGAGGCTCCCGAGAAACAGAAGCCATGGAGCTGGTGAAAGAAGTAAACGCAAGAGATGGAGGGGAAGACATGATGAACTAGATCATATTTCTGATATACATTTTAACCGATGCAGCAAGCAAGAGGTTAGCACTGCAATGCAAGTTGCCAGCGCAACAATATCAAAAGCACAACAG GGAGTGGAAAATATCAACGGGGAAGAGAAATATGAAATTGTTCTGGGGATGAAAGAACTAGCAAGCAGAGGAATGGCTGCTGAGGTTGTGGAGGAAATTAATGCATTGGACCCAAACTTCTTTGCACAAAATCCAGTTTTGTTATTCCAACTGAAGCAG GTTGAATTTCTGAAACTGGTTGGATTGGGTGATCACTCTGGTGCTCTAAAGGTTGCATGCTCCCATTTAGGTCCCTTAGCTGCCAGTGACCCCAATTTGCTGAAGCCCTTGAAGGAGACTTTGTTGTCACTGCTTCGGCCAAGTGAAGATGCACTTGTGACAGGCTTGCCCTTACATGCTCTTGCAACTTCACTTCAG GTTGCTTTTGGGAAAAGGCTTGGGATTGAAGAGCCTCAGCTTGTGAAGATAATGAGAGCAACCCTTTACACACATACCGAATGGTTCAAACTTCAAATGTGTAAAGATCGATTTGAAAGTCTCCTGAGAATTGATTCTTTGAAGGAAAATAGTACTCCTGTTCTGACTTCCTTGGCCTCTTCAAAGTCGAATACCGAAAGCTGCAACCTTGGGTCTTCACAAGTTACCATGTCATCAACAACCCGTGTATCAGATGACGGTGGAAGTCCAAATCAAGCATCATCAAGAGATGTTATCTGCGATGAGAATGCAATACTTAAAGTAATG GAATTTCTTGCATTGCCAAGGGCTGATGCAATCCATCTTCTTGCACAATACAATGGAAATGCCGAGACAGTAATCCAGCAAATATTTGCATAG